One genomic window of Streptomyces sp. WP-1 includes the following:
- a CDS encoding TIGR02234 family membrane protein, protein MEYVTAVPHPRSEAAAPARSGRRSLAVALLSGALGAAVALLASRQRWAEGTASVAGGAFPLTAKGSDVTGVPAALAIVGLAALVAVFAVRRAGRFLVAGLLALSGAGIVAAALVSATDNSALDEKAAQASGDTTATVAALSHTGWPYVAAVGGLLILLAGLLALRFGSGWPAMSGRYERGTDRPRKAARPVDPERPEEIWKALDRGEDPTGA, encoded by the coding sequence GTGGAGTACGTGACTGCCGTTCCTCACCCCCGATCCGAAGCCGCCGCGCCCGCCCGGTCCGGCCGCCGCAGCCTCGCCGTGGCCCTCCTGTCCGGCGCGCTCGGCGCGGCCGTGGCGCTGCTCGCCAGCCGGCAGCGCTGGGCGGAGGGCACCGCGTCGGTGGCCGGCGGCGCGTTCCCGCTCACCGCGAAGGGCAGCGATGTCACGGGCGTGCCCGCGGCCCTCGCCATAGTGGGTCTCGCCGCGCTCGTCGCCGTCTTCGCCGTCCGCCGGGCCGGCCGCTTCCTCGTCGCCGGGCTGCTCGCGCTGTCCGGCGCGGGCATCGTCGCCGCCGCCCTGGTCTCCGCCACCGACAACAGCGCGCTGGACGAGAAGGCCGCCCAGGCCAGCGGCGACACCACCGCCACGGTCGCGGCGCTGAGCCACACCGGCTGGCCGTACGTGGCGGCCGTCGGCGGACTGCTGATCCTGCTCGCGGGTCTGCTCGCGCTGCGCTTCGGCAGCGGCTGGCCCGCCATGTCCGGGCGCTACGAGCGCGGCACCGACCGCCCCCGCAAGGCGGCCAGGCCGGTCGATCCGGAGCGGCCCGAGGAGATCTGGAAGGCCCTGGACCGGGGCGAGGACCCC